Proteins found in one Syntrophotaleaceae bacterium genomic segment:
- a CDS encoding CBASS cGAMP-activated phospholipase: MGKPFRILSIDGGGIRGIYPAHVLRCIEERHHINLFDTFDMIAGTSTGSIIAAGVATGVPAADIVAMYKEHGTGIFRKKRFFLPGKSVQPMFDSVYDAQYLENVLTEVFQDKRLGYIEKPLLLPSTDIGNGCVHVLKSGYSKEFTRDNAVLVKDAVLASCSAPTYFDPHRLNEYLLADGGLWANNPALAAAIDAQKRLGVAQDDIQILSIGTGHSKTMYGTNASRKWGLINGWKHKEFISLILSLQSQSALNYLNLMLRPGQIKRVDFESDLPLPMDDVSILDDLISKADHKFTHESESIRAFIQNGGIAGE, from the coding sequence ATGGGTAAGCCTTTCAGAATATTGAGCATTGATGGCGGCGGGATTAGAGGAATATATCCCGCCCATGTTCTTCGGTGTATCGAGGAACGCCATCACATAAATCTTTTCGACACGTTCGACATGATTGCCGGAACAAGCACCGGTTCCATCATCGCTGCCGGAGTGGCCACGGGTGTGCCTGCGGCTGACATTGTGGCGATGTACAAAGAGCATGGCACTGGGATCTTCCGTAAGAAGCGGTTTTTCCTACCCGGGAAAAGCGTTCAACCCATGTTCGACAGTGTCTACGATGCCCAATATCTGGAAAATGTGCTCACAGAAGTATTTCAGGACAAGCGGCTGGGTTACATAGAAAAACCGCTGCTGCTTCCCTCTACCGATATCGGCAATGGTTGTGTTCACGTTCTGAAGTCTGGCTACTCCAAGGAGTTCACTCGTGACAATGCCGTGCTGGTAAAAGACGCGGTATTGGCGTCCTGTTCGGCACCAACCTATTTCGATCCGCATCGACTGAATGAATATCTCCTCGCAGATGGCGGGCTTTGGGCCAACAACCCTGCGCTGGCTGCGGCGATTGACGCCCAGAAGCGGCTTGGGGTTGCTCAGGATGATATACAAATTCTGTCAATTGGCACCGGCCATTCGAAAACTATGTACGGCACAAACGCCTCGCGTAAATGGGGCTTGATCAATGGGTGGAAACACAAGGAATTTATCAGTTTAATTCTGTCCCTACAGAGTCAAAGTGCTCTGAACTATCTGAATCTCATGCTCCGCCCCGGGCAGATTAAGCGGGTTGATTTTGAATCCGACCTGCCGTTGCCGATGGATGACGTGTCCATACTGGACGACCTCATCTCCAAAGCGGATCACAAGTTTACCCATGAATCGGAATCGATCAGGGCATTCATACAAAATGGAGGGATTGCAGGTGAATAG
- a CDS encoding type I restriction-modification system subunit M, giving the protein MSSKIDQKDINNAAWAACDTFRGVVDPAQYKDYILVMLFLKYISDVWQDHYEEYQKQYGDDDVRIRRKLERERFVLPVVKLTEKNDETGEETVLDEFPATYYSLYERRSAANIGELINIVLDHIEESNKSKLEGVFRNIDFNSEANLGKTKDRNRRLKQLLEDFHKPQLNMKPSLVSEDVIGNTYIYLIERFASDSGKKAGEFFTPLKVTELVAKLAGPKPGDRICDPACGSGGLLIQAAKEVGDRNFALFGQESNGSTWALCRMNMFLHSFDSARVEWCDTLNSPLLVENDRLMKFNCVVANPPFSLDKWGAENAESDQYNRFWRGVPPKSKGDWAFISHMVETALEKQGRVAVVVPHGVLFRGAAEGRIRQKMIEENLLDAVIGLPGNLFPTTNIPVAILVFDRSREKGGVREECKNVFFVDASREFVSGKNMNTLSEAHIGKIMATYAARAEEEKYAHVAEFAEIKENDFNLNIPRYVDTFEEEEEIDIDAVQVEIDDLEKELAAVRVKMAEKLKEIQR; this is encoded by the coding sequence ATGAGCAGTAAGATTGATCAGAAAGACATCAACAACGCGGCATGGGCGGCGTGTGACACCTTCCGGGGCGTTGTTGATCCGGCGCAGTACAAAGACTACATCCTCGTGATGCTATTTTTGAAATACATCTCTGATGTATGGCAGGACCACTACGAAGAGTATCAGAAGCAGTATGGCGATGACGATGTTCGTATCCGCCGCAAGCTGGAGCGTGAGCGTTTTGTTCTTCCGGTGGTGAAACTCACCGAAAAGAATGACGAAACCGGCGAAGAAACGGTTCTGGATGAATTCCCCGCCACCTATTACAGCCTCTATGAACGCCGGTCCGCTGCCAACATCGGCGAGCTGATCAACATCGTGCTCGACCATATTGAAGAGAGCAACAAGAGCAAACTCGAAGGGGTGTTCCGTAATATCGACTTCAACAGCGAGGCCAACCTCGGCAAAACCAAGGACCGCAATCGTCGCCTGAAACAACTGCTGGAGGATTTCCACAAGCCGCAGCTCAATATGAAGCCCAGCCTCGTGTCCGAGGATGTGATCGGTAATACCTACATCTACCTGATTGAGCGCTTTGCCTCCGATTCCGGAAAGAAGGCTGGAGAGTTCTTTACCCCGCTGAAGGTGACCGAACTGGTGGCCAAGCTGGCAGGTCCCAAACCGGGAGATCGTATCTGTGACCCGGCCTGCGGATCAGGCGGACTTTTGATTCAGGCAGCCAAAGAGGTGGGCGACCGCAACTTTGCCCTCTTCGGACAGGAGTCCAACGGCAGCACTTGGGCGCTCTGCCGCATGAACATGTTCCTTCACAGCTTTGACAGTGCCCGGGTGGAATGGTGCGACACCCTGAACAGTCCGCTGCTGGTGGAAAATGACCGGCTGATGAAATTCAACTGCGTGGTGGCTAATCCGCCGTTCTCGCTGGATAAATGGGGTGCCGAAAATGCCGAGAGCGATCAGTACAACCGCTTCTGGCGCGGGGTACCGCCCAAGAGTAAAGGCGACTGGGCCTTTATCAGCCACATGGTGGAAACCGCTCTTGAAAAGCAGGGCCGGGTTGCTGTTGTTGTGCCGCATGGCGTGTTGTTCCGGGGCGCAGCCGAAGGCCGTATTCGTCAGAAAATGATCGAGGAAAACCTGCTGGATGCCGTGATCGGCCTGCCGGGCAACCTGTTCCCGACCACCAACATTCCGGTGGCAATTCTGGTCTTTGACCGCTCCCGTGAAAAAGGCGGCGTTCGGGAAGAATGCAAAAACGTCTTCTTTGTCGATGCCAGCCGCGAGTTCGTCTCTGGGAAAAACATGAACACCCTCTCGGAAGCGCATATCGGTAAGATCATGGCAACCTACGCCGCTCGGGCTGAAGAGGAAAAGTACGCCCATGTGGCCGAGTTCGCCGAGATCAAGGAAAACGACTTCAACCTCAATATCCCCCGCTATGTGGACACCTTTGAAGAGGAAGAGGAAATCGACATCGACGCGGTGCAGGTGGAAATTGACGATCTGGAAAAAGAGCTGGCAGCGGTGCGGGTAAAAATGGCCGAGAAGCTCAAGGAGATTCAGCGATGA
- a CDS encoding restriction endonuclease subunit S: MSKAVQVPDGWVKGSLSSFTECFSGGTPSRSKSEFYEGTIPWVKSGEVNNRFIYDTEEKISESAIRESSAKLVNPNSILVAMYGATAGKVAVLKVLAATNQAVLAMNPVDSNLCSDFLFWVMEYEAVRLMKKVQGAAQPNLSKNLIGNHKVTLPPLPEQKAIADLLATWDEAIEKTERLIQAKEANLKGQIQRIMGKEAIDANGWSMVHLGELFSEVTRKVGEKELTPYSISAGIGFVSQREKWGKDISGSQHKNYTHLKAGEFSYNKGNSKRYQQGCVYLLKDGEICVPNVFISFKPKAKNVVPEFFEHYFIADYHARELKRYITSGARSDGLLNLNKKEFFKIMVPCPSIEKQESIAEALTASQQEIDLLKQLAEKYKTQKRGLMQKMLTGEWRVKPEIVNQYMEA, translated from the coding sequence ATGAGTAAAGCAGTTCAAGTTCCAGATGGCTGGGTAAAAGGCTCTTTGTCTTCATTTACAGAGTGCTTTTCGGGAGGTACGCCTAGTCGCTCTAAATCTGAATTCTACGAAGGCACCATTCCATGGGTAAAGTCTGGCGAGGTTAACAATAGGTTTATTTATGATACCGAAGAAAAAATTTCTGAATCCGCAATCAGAGAGTCTTCTGCAAAGTTGGTGAATCCCAATTCTATCTTGGTTGCAATGTATGGAGCAACTGCGGGAAAGGTGGCTGTACTGAAGGTTCTTGCTGCCACGAATCAAGCAGTGCTGGCTATGAATCCGGTGGACTCTAATTTGTGCTCCGACTTTCTGTTTTGGGTGATGGAGTATGAAGCTGTGCGACTAATGAAAAAGGTTCAAGGTGCTGCACAACCAAACCTTAGTAAAAATCTTATCGGGAATCATAAGGTCACTCTCCCCCCGCTTCCCGAGCAAAAAGCCATTGCCGATCTGCTGGCCACCTGGGATGAGGCTATCGAGAAAACCGAGCGGTTGATTCAGGCGAAGGAAGCCAACTTAAAGGGCCAGATTCAAAGAATAATGGGGAAAGAGGCCATTGATGCAAATGGCTGGTCAATGGTTCACTTGGGTGAGCTCTTTTCCGAAGTAACACGCAAGGTTGGCGAAAAAGAGCTAACGCCCTACAGCATCTCTGCCGGGATTGGATTTGTGTCTCAGCGCGAAAAATGGGGCAAAGATATATCCGGTTCTCAGCATAAGAATTACACACACCTTAAAGCTGGTGAGTTCTCTTATAACAAGGGAAATTCAAAGCGGTACCAACAAGGGTGTGTGTATCTGCTTAAGGACGGGGAGATTTGCGTTCCCAACGTATTTATCAGCTTTAAGCCGAAAGCAAAGAATGTTGTTCCTGAGTTCTTCGAACACTATTTCATTGCCGATTATCACGCCCGTGAACTGAAGCGATACATCACAAGCGGTGCCCGATCGGATGGGCTTCTTAATCTGAACAAAAAGGAGTTCTTCAAGATAATGGTTCCCTGCCCATCCATTGAAAAGCAAGAATCCATTGCCGAAGCCCTGACTGCATCACAACAGGAAATCGACCTGCTGAAACAGCTCGCAGAAAAATACAAAACCCAGAAACGCGGGCTGATGCAAAAGATGCTCACCGGCGAATGGCGGGTAAAACCGGAAATCGTTAACCAATACATGGAGGCGTAA
- a CDS encoding restriction endonuclease subunit S yields the protein MKMKIKKLATVQMGYSFRSRLEASEGGGVAVIQMKDLLDDNTVGCDGLVRINMEAMKDHHLAQRGDLVFRSRGSLTTAAVLLEDPGKAVVAAPLLRIRVTKPDKILPEYLNWYISQRDAQIFLTSRAKGTVQKMISKQAIEDLEVALPSLEKQKNIVELATLSAREQTLLHTLADKREQYISTVLMQFAKGE from the coding sequence ATGAAGATGAAAATAAAAAAGCTGGCAACCGTGCAGATGGGATACTCGTTCCGGTCCCGTCTCGAAGCCTCTGAAGGTGGCGGAGTTGCAGTTATTCAGATGAAGGATCTTCTGGATGACAATACGGTCGGCTGTGATGGTTTGGTCAGAATCAATATGGAAGCCATGAAAGACCACCATCTTGCGCAAAGAGGCGATCTGGTATTCAGGTCTCGCGGGTCTCTAACCACGGCAGCGGTTCTTCTCGAAGATCCGGGCAAGGCCGTTGTCGCCGCTCCTTTATTAAGGATAAGGGTGACCAAGCCGGACAAGATTTTGCCCGAGTATCTGAACTGGTACATCAGTCAGCGGGATGCGCAGATTTTTTTGACCAGCCGGGCCAAAGGGACGGTTCAGAAAATGATCAGTAAGCAGGCTATTGAAGATCTGGAGGTGGCGCTGCCAAGTCTGGAAAAACAGAAAAATATCGTAGAGCTGGCCACGCTGTCTGCTCGTGAACAAACCCTGCTTCATACGCTGGCCGACAAGCGGGAACAATACATTTCAACAGTACTAATGCAGTTTGCAAAAGGAGAATAA
- a CDS encoding gamma-glutamylcyclotransferase yields MKNNDNHLQLFVYGTLKKGFWNFDRFCTRAISIEPATTWGRLYQLPAGFPALEVPESSILATGTTDPLADTRTQSAIELPENGMTRPEGDWDLVHGELMTFANPGFDLPPIDRLEAFDPNGRCVYTRVLVAVEVNDLIRPVWLYHYNPGHDAERITSGKWR; encoded by the coding sequence ATGAAAAATAACGACAACCACCTCCAGCTTTTTGTCTACGGAACCCTGAAAAAGGGATTCTGGAACTTTGACCGGTTCTGCACCCGGGCCATCAGTATTGAACCCGCCACCACTTGGGGCAGACTTTACCAGCTGCCCGCCGGGTTCCCGGCCTTGGAAGTCCCGGAGAGCAGCATACTGGCCACCGGCACCACCGATCCGCTGGCCGATACCCGAACACAGAGCGCGATTGAGCTGCCTGAAAATGGAATGACCCGCCCGGAAGGCGACTGGGATCTGGTCCATGGGGAGCTGATGACCTTCGCCAATCCCGGCTTCGATCTGCCACCTATCGATCGGCTGGAGGCATTCGACCCGAATGGCCGCTGTGTTTATACGCGGGTTCTGGTGGCGGTGGAGGTCAACGATTTGATCCGGCCTGTTTGGCTGTACCACTACAACCCCGGTCATGATGCGGAGCGGATCACCTCCGGCAAGTGGAGGTGA
- a CDS encoding DUF2188 domain-containing protein — protein sequence MAKGKNQHVVKHPDGWAVKGEGNSKATKVTRTQAQAIDKAENIARNQKSDTKIHGVDGKIRAGNSYGNDPCPPKDKK from the coding sequence ATGGCTAAAGGTAAAAACCAGCACGTTGTAAAACATCCCGATGGCTGGGCGGTTAAAGGCGAAGGAAACAGCAAGGCGACCAAGGTTACCCGCACCCAGGCGCAGGCCATTGATAAGGCGGAGAACATCGCCAGAAACCAGAAGTCGGACACCAAAATTCATGGTGTGGACGGAAAGATCCGTGCTGGCAACAGCTACGGAAACGACCCGTGCCCTCCTAAGGATAAGAAATAA